Proteins co-encoded in one Hyla sarda isolate aHylSar1 chromosome 4, aHylSar1.hap1, whole genome shotgun sequence genomic window:
- the LOC130367059 gene encoding protein spinster homolog 1-like — protein MASPQDPLLKEEEEAMEDHSDMDVEKGDIPERQNLPSLSVMSTARSIITVVILAFVNLLIYANRSSVAGVLPYIQKAYDTNASLSGLLNTLFIGSYVLVAPIAGYLGDHCNKKYTVCAGVIVWLSMTLTLSFIPDGYFLLFLLTSGLVGAGEATFCTIAPSIIADLFTSDQRTRMLNVFYSVIPVGCGLGYIIGPKVTDAARGDWHWAFRVTPGLGLIAVALMILVTKELPRTTTNGKKNNKSQKFAKWATDLKKIFKNRSFMLTTMGSTAVSFIVGAIGVWGPSYLTHARTLLQEKDPCRAEPCDYHDILIFGVVTLVSGILGVVAGTEISKRYRKSNPRADPLVCGCAMMLSAPFLLLALTFGNISLVATNIFIFIGETLLSVNFTLISDIILKVVTPWRRSSALAVQMTIYHLLGDAGSPYLIGLISDTYERGYAKSPLLKYRSLEYALMTCTIMAVIGGAFFMATALYIERDEKEAEMESEPPSSSSSSLLPADEDRASD, from the coding sequence atggcctctccacaagacccattgctgaaggaggaggaagaagcaatggaggaccatagtgatatggatgtagaaaagggcgatatccctgagaggcagaacctgccatctctaagcgtgatgtccaccgcacgttccatcatcaccgtagtgatcctcgcctttgttaatttgctcatctatgcaaatcgctccagcgtggcgggggtgctgccttatatacagaaagcatatgacaccaatgctagtctgtccggcttattgaatacattgttcattggaagctacgtgctggtcgcaccaattgccggatatttgggcgaccactgtaataagaaatatactgtttgcgcaggagtcatcgtttggctgagcatgacacttaccctgtcattcatccctgacgggtatttcctgctcttcctgctgacgagtggactggttggagccggagaggcgactttctgcaccatcgccccatccatcattgcagacctttttacaagtgaccagcggacccgcatgctgaacgtgttttactccgtcatacctgtaggctgcggactaggatacatcatcgggcccaaagtgactgatgcagcaaggggcgattggcactgggcatttcgggtcacccctggcctgggcctcatagctgtggctttgatgattttggtcacaaaggagcttccaagaacgactacaaacgggaagaagaacaacaaatcccagaagtttgccaaatgggcgacagatctgaaaaaaatatttaaaaatcgaagcttcatgttaaccaccatgggatcgacggctgtatccttcatagtgggagccataggtgtatggggtccgtcatacctgacccacgcacgaacactcctacaagagaaggacccttgccgtgctgaaccgtgtgactatcacgacatcctaatatttggtgtggttacactcgtttccggcattctgggagttgtagcagggacggagataagtaaaagatatcgcaaatccaacccacgggcggacccgcttgtgtgtggatgcgcgatgatgctctccgccccttttcttctgttggcattgacttttggcaacatcagcctcgttgccaccaacatcttcatcttcatcggagagacgcttctgtcagtaaatttcaccctcatatctgacattatactaaaagtagtaactccgtggaggagatcttcagccctggccgtgcagatgacaatctatcacctcctaggtgacgccggcagcccgtacctcatcggcttgatatctgacacctacgaacgaggatatgccaaatcccctcttctgaaataccgcagcctggagtatgccctcatgacctgcaccataatggcagtcatcggaggggccttcttcatggccacggccctatatatagagagggacgaaaaagaagcagagatggaatcagaacctccgtcatcctcctcctcctcactgcttcctgccgatgaggaccgcgcatcagactga